GGGGCGCCCCATGTGCGGTGGGGCGCCCCTTCCCGTAGGTGCGCGTCTCCGGGGTCTCGCCTGGATCAGGCCGCCGACGCCGGCTTCTTGAGCTCGACCTCGCGCCGCCTGCGCCGGGCCAGCACCACGCGCCGCTCGGCGGCCGTCAGCCCGCCCCACACTCCGTACGGCTCGGGCTGGAGCAGCGCGTGCTCCCGGCACTCGACCATCACCGGACAGCGGGCGCAGACCCGCTTCGCAGCCTCCTCGCGCGACAGCCGGGCGGCCGTCGGCTCCTTCGACGGGGCGAAGAACAGTACGGCCTCGTCCCGGCGGCACACCGCCTCCGCGTGCCAGGGTCCGGCCTGATCTTCCCGAGCAGGAATTCGCTGGGGCGGAACGGCGGCCACCTGCAAGGACTGATGCGGCAGTTGCAGCACGGTCTACTCCTGACGACGGCTTCGCGAGCGAGAGACGATGCAGCACTCCCTACCCGCTGTGCGCACTCCTATTCACTGAGTGGCACTGAGTTGCGGGGTACGGAATTGCGGGATGGGCGCTCGCGGCCGGAAAGCACTCCGGGGCGGAGCCGTCAGCCGAGGCGTTTGCGCAGGCGGTCATGGAGATCGGCGATGAACCGGCCCCGCTTCGGCTTGGCTTCGACATTGCCGAAAACCGAATACCCGTTGACGACGACGACCGGGGCCTCGGGATCGGCGGCCTCCAGTGTGAGGACGTCGAAGTTGCCGAAGAAGCCGGTGCCGCTTCCGCGCAGCGAGATGTTCTCGGGTACGCGGATCTCGACATTGCCGAAAATGGAGGTCGCGTTGATCACGGTCAGCCGCTGCCCGAACAGCGCCTCGGTGAGGTCGATCTCGATATTGCCGAAGAGCGAGAAGGCGTTGGTGCGGCGGCTCACGCGCCAACGGCCCTTGCGGGTGGAGCTGGAGAAGACGGCGACCAGATTCTCGGCCGGTCCGGCGGGCTCGTCGGGCCCGTAGGCGTACGCGGGCGAATCGGGGCGCTTGCGGGTCGCGGGCAAGTCCCGGACGATCGGCTCCAGTTCGCCGAGAGTCTTGGCCCGGTAGACGGCGTCGATCCGCTCGGAGTGCTCCTCGGCGTCCAGCCGGCCCTCGGCCAGGGCATCCCTGAGGATGTCCGCGACCCGATCACGGTCGGCATCGGAGGCACGGATGGCGTCGCCGGGCTCGGCGGGGGCGACGGGCTTCTGGGAGTGCTTGTCGAGGTCCACGGATTCAGCGTAGCGAAACGCGATAGATCGCGACTAGGTCCTGTCCGGTCGATCAGGCCGGATCAGTGAGCGGCCCGCCGCGGAGCGGCTGATGTCACCGCGGTGCGTGCAGCTGCAAGGCGGAGGATGGGGGTCCCCCCGCCGAAGGCAGGGGGAGAGCCCACGCGGAGCGTAGGCGACTGACGACAACGCAGCGTGGGGGCACCGCCCGTGCCCGAAGGGCTGCGGGGGTGGGGGCCCCTCCCACGCCGAAGGCTGTGGGGGAGCGCGCCAGGGCACGCGAGCCCGGCAAGATCGGCCGGGCAGGACCTCCGAGTCCTGTCCGGGATCGGGCGCGCGCCGCCGGACCGCCGGGGCTCCGCCGAGGACAGGCCCGCGCGTCCGGCGCGTGGCAGGCGCCGGGTGAGCCCTACCTCACAGACCGCGGCAGCGAACCGCGTTCTACGCTTGAGGGCGCGCTGCCAATGGAGGCCGCGTCGCTGTCTGCCGAGTGAGGAATGGGCGTAATGCCAGAGTTTGCGTACTCCGATCTGCTCCCTCTGGGAGAGGACACCACGCCCTTCCGGCTGGTGACCGCCGAGGGAGTCTCCACCTTCGAGGCCGACGGCCGTACGTTCCTCAAGGTCGAGCCGGAGGCGCTGCGCAAGCTCGCCGCCGAGGCCATGCACGACATCTCGCACTATCTTCGGCCCGCCCACCTCGCGCAGCTGCGGCGCATCATCGACGACCCGGAGGCCTCCTCCAACGACAAGTTCGTCGCACTCGACCTGCTCAAGAACGCGAACATCGCCGCCGCGGGCGTCCTCCCGATGTGCCAGGACACCGGCACGGCGATCGTGATGGGCAAGCGCGGGCAGAACGTGCTGACGCAGGGCGGCGACGAGGAAGCCCTCTCCCGCGGCATCTACGACGCGTACACCAAGCTCAACCTGCGCTACTCCCAGATGGCTCCGCTCACCATGTGGGAGGAGAAGAACACCGGCTCCAACCTCCCCGCCCAGATCGAGCTGTACGCCACCGACGGCGGCGCGTACAAGTTCCTCTTCATGGCGAAGGGCGGCGGCTCCGCCAACAAGTCCTTCCTCTACCAGGAGACCAAGGCGGTCCTGAACGAGGCCTCCATGATGAAGTTCCTGGAGGAGAAGATCCGCTCGCTGGGCACCGCCGCGTGCCCGCCGTACCACCTGGCCATCGTCGTCGGCGGCACGAGCGCCGAATTCGCCCTGAAGACCGCGAAGTACGCCTCCGCGCACTACCTCGACGAGCTGCCCGCCGAGGGCTCCCCCACCGGCCACGGCTTCCGCGACAAGGAGCTGGAGGAGAAGGTCTTCGAGCTCACCCAGAAGATCGGCATCGGCGCGCAGTTCGGCGGCAAGTACTTCTGCCACGACGTGCGCGTGGTCCGGCTTCCGCGGCACGGCGCCTCGCTGCCCGTCGCGATCGCCGTCTCCTGTTCGGCCGACCGCCAGGCCACCGCGAAGATCACCGCGGAGGGCGTGTTCCTGGAGCAGCTGGAGACCGACCCGGCGCGCTTCCTGCCGGACACGACGGACACTGAGCTCAATGGCGGCTCCGCCGCGGGCCTGGACGAGGCGGGGGACGTCGTACGCATCGACCTCAACCGGCCGATGGACGAGGTGCTCGCCGAGCTCACCAAGTACCCGGTCAAGACCCGGCTCTCGCTGACCGGCCCGCTGGTCGTGGCGCGCGACATCGCGCACGCCAAGATCAAGGAACGGCTCGACGCGGGCGAGGAGATGCCGCAGTACCTCAAGGACCACCCCGTCTACTACGCCGGTCCCGCGAAGACGCCCGAGGGCTACGCCTCCGGCTCCTTCGGGCCGACGACGGCGGGCCGTATGGACTCCTACGTCGAGCAGTTCCAGGCTGCGGGCGGCTCCAAGGTCATGCTCGCCAAGGGAAACCGCTCGAAGCAGGTCACGGACGCGTGCGGGGCGCACGGCGGCTTCTACCTCGGCTCGATCGGGGGGCCCGCGGCGCGGCTGGCACAGGACTGCATCAAGAAGGTCGAGGTCGTGGAGTACGAGGAGCTGGGGATGGAGGCGGTCTGGCGGATCGAGGTGGAGGACTTCCCGGCGTTCATCGTGGTCGACGACAAGGGGAACGACTTCTTCACCGAGCCGGCCCCGGCTCCGACGTTCACGTCGATCCCCGTGCGGGGGCCGGGCCTGGCGTAGCACCTGGGGAGGGCCTGAACGCCGGACGGGCTGACATTCAGCCCGTCCGGCGTGGGAACCCGGCTGCAGAACTAGCCGAAGCGCTGGTCCGGCCCGCCCGTGCACGGGTGCAACCGCACCGCGTCCCGCGCGGCCGACAGCGTCAGGCACAGCCCCGTCGCCGACGCCGGCCGTACCGTCCCGCCCGTGCGGACGAACTGCTGGTTCGCACCGCCGTGGCAGTTCCACAGGATCAGCGCCGTACCGGCCGTATATCTGCCGCCCGGCACGTCCAGGCACCGGTCCTGCGTCAGCTCCGTATGCAGCGATCTGCGCCCCTCGTCGTACCACCAGCCCTGGTTACGCCCGCCGTGGCAGTCCCAGCCCACAACGCCCGTCCCGTTGCGGCTCACCGCGCCCGCGACGTCCATGCACGACCCCGTCGCCTCGTTCCTCAGCGGCTTGTATGCCTCGTCCCACGCCCCCGCGTACAGCGCGGGCTTTCCGCCGGATGCGACGTCCGCGCAACTCGCCTCGCTCAGCCCCGAGTTGTAGAGCTGGGTCAGGCAGGAGGCGAAGGCCGCGTGCCCGCGCACATTGGGGTGGAAGGACTGGCGGACCGAATTGGAGTCCGGCGGGAAGGGGTTGGACAGGTCGATGTACAGACCGCGCGCCCAGGTGTCCTCCATGCAGACCTCGTGGCCGTGGAAGAGCCGGGAGTTGTCCAGATAGACCGCCCCGGTGGACTGCGCCACCCTGCGCATGCCGCGTTCGAAGGCGGGGACGGCCGTGTTGCGCCCCCAGACCGTGTCGGAGTCGTAGCCCATGCCGCCGCAGATCAGCTTGCCGGGGAAGTGGGGGTTGTCGCGGAAGTCCGGGCCGATGGGGCTCGGGTAGCCCATGACAACCAGTTTGTAGTCGATGTCGGCGTAGCCGGCGTCGTGCATCACGGTGCGCAGGTCGCGTACCGTCTGCTCGACCTTGGGGACGAGGCCGTCGACGCGGGACTGCCAGCCGGGGGCGTACTTCGGCTCGCAGGGGCCCTGGATCAGCACATAGCGCGTCACACAGTCGGTCATCACCGGGCCGAACTGGAGGTCGTCGTTGGCTCCGGCCACCAACAGCACCATCTTGATACGGGTGTTGCGCGCCTTGATGGCGAGGTTGTCGCTCTGGACCAGCTCGTCGGCGTACTGCTTCGAGCCGCCGATCCTGATGTTCCCGGTGTACGCACCGGAGCAGGAGACGTTGTACGTGACGTCGGCCGCGATACCCGTGCGGTGGATGGCGGCGTCGGGGGAACGGTGGCACCAGTTGTCCGGGCCATTGGTGCCGGGTTCGTATGTGCCGACGCCCTCGCCGGAGATCTCACTGTCGCCGAGCGAGATCAGGCCGGTCTTGCGCTCGGCGAGCGGGCGTTCCGCGGGGCTGCCGTAGAGCGTGACGGCCTCGGCGGCGCGGATGGACTCCAGCTCCGGCGGGAGCGGTAAGGCCGCGGTGGCGGCGGTCCGGGTCTCCTCGGCCCGGGCGGTGGTGGCGGCTGTGGTCATTGCGCCAAGTCCGGCCGCCATGGCGACCGCGACCGCGACCGTGCAGCGAAGTCTTCGTCCCGTGCGCCTCATTGCGCCTCCCCGGTTTGTCGTTGACTGGGGTATTTACTGGCCGGTAGCGCAGATGGGAATAGACGGAACACGACACGTGCTCATCTTTTCGGGAGGTACGACAGAGATGACTGACGCGAACCAGTACCGGATCGAGCACGACTCCATGGGTGAGGTGCGCGTCCCCGCACACGCCAAGTGGCGGGCCCAGACCCAGCGGGCCGTGGAGAACTTCCCCATCTCCGGCCAGCGTCTTGAGCGGGCCCATATCGAGGCCCTGGCGCGGATCAAGGCGGCCGCCGCCCTGGTCAACGCCGAACTGGGCGTGTTGGACAAGGACATCGCGGGCGCGATCGCGGAAGCTGCCGCCGAGGTCGCTGCCGGCCGCTGGGACGAACACTTCCCGGTGGACGTTTTCCAGACCGGATCCGGCACGTCCTCGAACATGAACGCCAACGAGGTCATCGCGACACTGGCCACCGAGCGCCTCGGCCGCGAGGTCCACCCGAATGACCATGTGAACGCGTCCCAGTCGTCCAACGACGTCTTCCCCTCCTCCATCCACATCGCCGCCACGGCGGCCGTGACGCGGGATCTGATCCCCGCGCTGGATCATCTGGCGGCCTGTCTGGAGCGCAAGTCCGCCGAGTTCTCGGACGTCGTCAAGTCGGGCCGTACGCACCTGATGGACGCCACCCCGGTCACGCTGGGCCAGGAGTTCGGCGGCTATGCCGCGCAGATCCGCCACGGCGTGGAACGACTGGAGTCGTCGCTGCCCCGCCTCGCCGAACTCCCCCTGGGCGGTACGGCGGTGGGCACCGGCATCAACACCCCGCCCGGCTTCCCGGCCGAGGTGATCGCCGAGGTCGCCCGCGCCACCGGGCTGCCGCTGACCGAGGCCCGCGACCATTTCGAGGCACAGGGCGCGCGTGACGCTCTCGTCGAGACCTCGGGCCAGCTGCGTACCGTCGCCGTCTCGCTCACCAAGATCTCCAACGATCTGCGGTGGATGTCGAGCGGCCCGCGCACCGGACTCGCCGAGATCAACCTCCCCGACCTGCAGCCCGGCTCCTCGATCATGCCCGGCAAGGTCAACCCGGTGATCCCGGAGGCCGTGCTGATGGTCGCGGCGCAGGTGACCGGCAATGACACGACCGTCGCCACGGCCGGCGCCGCCGGGAACTTCGAGCTGAACGTGATGCTCCCGGTGATCGCCAAGAATCTGCTGGAGTCGGTCAGGCTGCTCACCAACGCCTCGCGGCTGCTGGCGGACCGTACCGTCGACGGCATCACGGCCAATGTCGAGCGGGCCCGGGAGTACGCCGAGTCCTCGCCGTCGGTCGTCACGCCGCTGAACAAGTACCTCGGCTACGAGGAGGCGGCCAAGGTCGCCAAGAAGTCGCTGGCCGAGCGCAAGACGATCCGCGAGGTCGTCCTGGAGTCCGGCTATGTGGAGCGTGGAGCCCTGACCGTCGAACAGCTCGACGCGGCCCTCGACGTACTGCGTATGACACGCCCCTGACGCGTTCCTGACGTCCCGGACCCTTCCTGACACGCATCCCTGACGTCCCGGACCCATCCTGACGTATCCGCCCGCCGGTGCCGTGACCTGAGTCGCAGCGGGGCCCCGGCCGTCCTCCTAAGATCTGCTCATGACAGGCATCGAACGCATCGCACGCTGGACGCCCGGGGACCACATCCTCTGGCGCTATCGCGGCCATGCCCCGGACCTGTCGGGAGCCGGCTTCCCCATCTGCCGCCCCGTGACCGTCGTGGAGGACAGCGAGGAGCGTCTCGCCGTGTGGATGGCGCCGGGCACCCAGTGCGTGAAGCCGGTGCTCGCCGACGGCACACCCGTCCACCAGGAACCTCTCGCCACCCGCTACACCGCTCCGCGCACCGTCGCCCGCGCCCGCTGGTCCGGCGCGGGTGTGCTGAAGCTGGCGCGGCCCGGGGAACCGTGGTCGGTGTGGCTGTTCTGGGAGCGCGGCTGGCGCTTTCGCAATTGGTACGTCAACCTCGAGGAGCCACACACCCGTTGGGCGGGCGGTGTCGACTCCGAGGACCACTTCCTGGACGTGTCGGTCCATCCGGACCGCAGCTGGCGCTGGCACGACGAGGACGAGTTCGACCAGGCCCGGCTCGTCGGCCTGATGGACGAGGAGAAGGCGGCGCGGGTACGGGAGGCGGGCGAGGCGGCCGTGAAGGTCATCAAGGCCTGGGGAGCACCGTTCTCGGACGGCTGGGAGCACTGGCGGCCCGACCCTTCTTGGCCGGTTCCCGAGCTGCCCGTGGACTGGGACAGACAGCCCTCGCAGCTCATGTCCTGAGTCCGCGACAGGGACGATGAGCGATGTGGCTGGTTCCGGTACGGGAACTCGCTCCTGCACATACGACCTCGTGAGACTCTTGATGCGCCCCCCAGGGGCAAACGTAGGATCGTCGTCCGCAAGGCTGCGCCGCTTCGGCAACCATTGAGCGCAGCACACGACCTGACCGTAAGTCATCACGAGGCAATGCAGAGGGGGTGGAGCTGTGCCGAATGCCCGCCATCCTGTCGACGCCGCCCGCAGAACGGTTGTTTCGCCCGGGGGCTCGGGGGTTATCCCCCGAGGTAGTACCGCACCGCTCCACGAGGTGATCGCATCGCACAACCGGCCCGGACGGACGGAATCCCACGAGTGACGGAGCAGCCCACCTCCCACGAAGGCCGGCAGCCCCTGGCTGCGCGGCCGCACGAACGCACCCGGCCTCGCTCGGAGGTACCCGGCCCCTCTGCCGTGCCCTCGCCCGCCGGTCCCCCGCAGGACCTGGCGGGGACGGCGCGCCGCGAAGGCGACCGGCTGCGTTTCGTGGGGGCGGCGACGCGGCGCATCGCACGCGGGATAGATCTGGACGAGA
This window of the Streptomyces sp. SLBN-118 genome carries:
- a CDS encoding fumarate hydratase, with amino-acid sequence MGVMPEFAYSDLLPLGEDTTPFRLVTAEGVSTFEADGRTFLKVEPEALRKLAAEAMHDISHYLRPAHLAQLRRIIDDPEASSNDKFVALDLLKNANIAAAGVLPMCQDTGTAIVMGKRGQNVLTQGGDEEALSRGIYDAYTKLNLRYSQMAPLTMWEEKNTGSNLPAQIELYATDGGAYKFLFMAKGGGSANKSFLYQETKAVLNEASMMKFLEEKIRSLGTAACPPYHLAIVVGGTSAEFALKTAKYASAHYLDELPAEGSPTGHGFRDKELEEKVFELTQKIGIGAQFGGKYFCHDVRVVRLPRHGASLPVAIAVSCSADRQATAKITAEGVFLEQLETDPARFLPDTTDTELNGGSAAGLDEAGDVVRIDLNRPMDEVLAELTKYPVKTRLSLTGPLVVARDIAHAKIKERLDAGEEMPQYLKDHPVYYAGPAKTPEGYASGSFGPTTAGRMDSYVEQFQAAGGSKVMLAKGNRSKQVTDACGAHGGFYLGSIGGPAARLAQDCIKKVEVVEYEELGMEAVWRIEVEDFPAFIVVDDKGNDFFTEPAPAPTFTSIPVRGPGLA
- a CDS encoding DUF1707 domain-containing protein; its protein translation is MDLDKHSQKPVAPAEPGDAIRASDADRDRVADILRDALAEGRLDAEEHSERIDAVYRAKTLGELEPIVRDLPATRKRPDSPAYAYGPDEPAGPAENLVAVFSSSTRKGRWRVSRRTNAFSLFGNIEIDLTEALFGQRLTVINATSIFGNVEIRVPENISLRGSGTGFFGNFDVLTLEAADPEAPVVVVNGYSVFGNVEAKPKRGRFIADLHDRLRKRLG
- a CDS encoding DUF402 domain-containing protein; its protein translation is MTGIERIARWTPGDHILWRYRGHAPDLSGAGFPICRPVTVVEDSEERLAVWMAPGTQCVKPVLADGTPVHQEPLATRYTAPRTVARARWSGAGVLKLARPGEPWSVWLFWERGWRFRNWYVNLEEPHTRWAGGVDSEDHFLDVSVHPDRSWRWHDEDEFDQARLVGLMDEEKAARVREAGEAAVKVIKAWGAPFSDGWEHWRPDPSWPVPELPVDWDRQPSQLMS
- a CDS encoding ricin-type beta-trefoil lectin domain protein, which produces MRRTGRRLRCTVAVAVAMAAGLGAMTTAATTARAEETRTAATAALPLPPELESIRAAEAVTLYGSPAERPLAERKTGLISLGDSEISGEGVGTYEPGTNGPDNWCHRSPDAAIHRTGIAADVTYNVSCSGAYTGNIRIGGSKQYADELVQSDNLAIKARNTRIKMVLLVAGANDDLQFGPVMTDCVTRYVLIQGPCEPKYAPGWQSRVDGLVPKVEQTVRDLRTVMHDAGYADIDYKLVVMGYPSPIGPDFRDNPHFPGKLICGGMGYDSDTVWGRNTAVPAFERGMRRVAQSTGAVYLDNSRLFHGHEVCMEDTWARGLYIDLSNPFPPDSNSVRQSFHPNVRGHAAFASCLTQLYNSGLSEASCADVASGGKPALYAGAWDEAYKPLRNEATGSCMDVAGAVSRNGTGVVGWDCHGGRNQGWWYDEGRRSLHTELTQDRCLDVPGGRYTAGTALILWNCHGGANQQFVRTGGTVRPASATGLCLTLSAARDAVRLHPCTGGPDQRFG
- a CDS encoding WhiB family transcriptional regulator → MLQLPHQSLQVAAVPPQRIPAREDQAGPWHAEAVCRRDEAVLFFAPSKEPTAARLSREEAAKRVCARCPVMVECREHALLQPEPYGVWGGLTAAERRVVLARRRRREVELKKPASAA
- a CDS encoding aspartate ammonia-lyase, whose amino-acid sequence is MTDANQYRIEHDSMGEVRVPAHAKWRAQTQRAVENFPISGQRLERAHIEALARIKAAAALVNAELGVLDKDIAGAIAEAAAEVAAGRWDEHFPVDVFQTGSGTSSNMNANEVIATLATERLGREVHPNDHVNASQSSNDVFPSSIHIAATAAVTRDLIPALDHLAACLERKSAEFSDVVKSGRTHLMDATPVTLGQEFGGYAAQIRHGVERLESSLPRLAELPLGGTAVGTGINTPPGFPAEVIAEVARATGLPLTEARDHFEAQGARDALVETSGQLRTVAVSLTKISNDLRWMSSGPRTGLAEINLPDLQPGSSIMPGKVNPVIPEAVLMVAAQVTGNDTTVATAGAAGNFELNVMLPVIAKNLLESVRLLTNASRLLADRTVDGITANVERAREYAESSPSVVTPLNKYLGYEEAAKVAKKSLAERKTIREVVLESGYVERGALTVEQLDAALDVLRMTRP